A region of Flammeovirga agarivorans DNA encodes the following proteins:
- a CDS encoding GH92 family glycosyl hydrolase yields the protein MKEKLRMRIDKKIIISGIAILSLLSLLSLQLQPDEEVDFVDYIDPTIGNVAPFLVPTYPTTHLPNQMLRTFPVRKDYLSDEIKAFPLHVYMHRNTGLFHLKVAANNKASLRNQSMIIDHDLEKYQPWHFTTFLIEDNIRVSFTPSDKSGIYKIEFPKGEKELMVKGKGKMDVEVMNANTFVLTETIYNEERGVGADTLSMEVYAYMELVDEDAQPVKLKQSSNNTSMLSLTSTTDAPETVYVKYAVSYVSKEQARDNFKRELKGKTFDIVRSQAKKAWQKAINQVKVEGGTTAQKRTFYTSLYRTYERMVDINEYGKYYNIYDGKVYSSNRPYYVDDWVWDTYRATHPLRTILNPEQQGDMVQSYVQMYQHSGWMPTFPQVFGNHMCMNSYHTSSIILDALNKGITNFDHQLAYEGIQKNLTEGTFLPWRQGHKKGYIDDFFLKEGYYPALKLGEKDTIKNVDNFEKRQPVAVTLGISFDFWALGGIAEYLGDVKNSKEYYAYSKNYKNLWNDKLQLFMPKDSEGNWINIDPKNGGGLGYRNYFDENNAWTYAWDVQQDISGLIQLLGGKEKAEQRLDQLFREPLGMRKAAFYVNGANSTGMVGQFSMGNEPSFHIPYLYNHFGVPWKTQKRTRFLLDTWFKDNIFGIPGDEDGGGMTAFVVMTSLGIYPVTPGLPYYDITSPIFEKSSIELKNGRIFEIHAKGSSKEKKYIQQAFLNGEEINEPFIKHDDIMKGGKLELIMGELPNKEWGTDGSRTLTLH from the coding sequence ATGAAAGAAAAACTAAGAATGAGAATCGATAAAAAAATTATAATATCAGGAATAGCAATATTGTCATTATTAAGTTTGTTGAGTTTGCAGCTTCAACCTGATGAAGAAGTAGACTTTGTAGATTATATAGATCCAACAATAGGTAATGTTGCTCCATTTCTTGTACCCACTTATCCAACAACACATTTGCCAAATCAGATGTTAAGAACTTTTCCAGTTAGAAAAGACTACTTATCTGATGAAATTAAAGCTTTCCCTCTACATGTTTACATGCATCGTAATACAGGATTGTTTCATTTAAAAGTGGCTGCAAATAATAAAGCATCATTACGTAATCAGTCGATGATTATCGATCATGATCTAGAAAAATATCAACCTTGGCATTTTACTACTTTTCTTATCGAAGACAATATCAGAGTTAGTTTTACTCCTTCTGATAAGAGTGGTATTTATAAAATAGAGTTCCCAAAAGGAGAAAAAGAATTAATGGTGAAGGGTAAAGGTAAAATGGATGTAGAGGTAATGAATGCCAATACATTTGTCTTGACTGAAACCATCTATAACGAAGAACGAGGAGTGGGAGCGGATACTCTTTCTATGGAAGTTTATGCCTATATGGAATTAGTAGATGAGGATGCCCAACCTGTAAAGCTGAAGCAAAGTTCAAACAATACATCTATGCTTTCTCTTACATCAACTACTGATGCTCCTGAAACTGTTTATGTAAAATATGCGGTTTCTTATGTAAGTAAAGAACAAGCGCGTGATAACTTTAAGAGAGAGCTAAAAGGTAAGACGTTTGATATTGTACGTTCACAGGCGAAGAAAGCTTGGCAAAAGGCAATTAACCAAGTTAAAGTGGAAGGTGGAACTACCGCACAAAAGAGAACTTTCTATACTTCTTTATACCGTACTTATGAAAGAATGGTAGATATCAATGAATATGGGAAATATTATAATATCTATGATGGAAAAGTATATTCATCCAACCGACCTTATTATGTAGATGATTGGGTTTGGGATACCTATAGAGCTACTCATCCTCTCAGAACGATCTTAAATCCTGAACAACAAGGTGACATGGTGCAGTCTTATGTTCAAATGTATCAACATAGTGGATGGATGCCGACATTCCCTCAAGTGTTTGGTAACCATATGTGTATGAATTCCTACCATACTTCTTCTATTATTCTGGATGCATTAAATAAAGGTATCACAAATTTTGATCATCAACTTGCTTACGAAGGTATTCAGAAAAACCTTACAGAAGGAACGTTCTTACCTTGGAGACAAGGTCACAAAAAAGGATATATCGATGACTTTTTCCTTAAGGAAGGTTACTATCCAGCACTAAAACTTGGAGAGAAAGATACCATTAAGAATGTGGACAATTTCGAAAAGAGACAACCTGTTGCAGTGACTTTAGGGATCTCATTCGATTTTTGGGCGTTAGGTGGAATTGCAGAATATCTTGGAGATGTAAAGAATAGCAAGGAATATTACGCTTACTCAAAGAATTACAAAAACCTTTGGAATGATAAACTTCAATTATTTATGCCAAAGGATAGTGAAGGGAACTGGATTAATATCGATCCCAAAAATGGGGGAGGTCTTGGATATAGAAATTACTTTGATGAAAATAACGCTTGGACGTATGCTTGGGATGTTCAACAAGATATCTCGGGGCTTATACAACTTTTAGGAGGTAAAGAAAAAGCAGAACAACGCTTGGATCAACTTTTTAGAGAACCGTTAGGAATGAGAAAAGCAGCATTTTATGTGAATGGAGCAAATTCTACAGGAATGGTGGGTCAATTTTCTATGGGTAATGAACCTTCATTTCATATTCCATACTTATACAATCATTTTGGTGTACCTTGGAAGACCCAAAAGAGAACAAGATTTTTGTTAGACACTTGGTTTAAAGACAACATTTTTGGTATCCCTGGAGATGAAGATGGTGGGGGAATGACAGCCTTTGTGGTGATGACTTCTTTAGGCATTTATCCGGTAACACCTGGTCTACCTTATTATGATATCACTAGCCCAATTTTTGAAAAATCTTCTATTGAATTGAAAAATGGTAGAATTTTTGAAATCCATGCAAAGGGATCATCAAAAGAGAAAAAATATATTCAACAAGCCTTCTTAAATGGGGAGGAAATTAATGAACCTTTTATTAAACATGATGATATTATGAAAGGTGGAAAACTCGAATTAATTATGGGTGAATTACCGAATAAGGAATGGGGAACTGATGGGAGCCGTACTCTTACGCTACATTAA
- a CDS encoding Ig-like domain-containing protein, which yields MSKKYSLSLIRILLLNLLIVSYTFGQGALSIALSNDDGSSTPLSNNETIPFGNFGNSGSFVFKTIKLKNTSTTEALTISSLATSGSSSFFFYPNTDDFTIPANDEADLAIYYSPSEDISAQRGTMTFNTSDNNVPSFTINAEANQDKGELEVTSDDYVITNYTIDLGDVKLGETIYFTLKNENIGKGFMYVSPLSNFSTNNEISASITKKHIYGNGYSFNDNLTFKATTLGDINTTFEQKLENANKDIIKYIIIGRVVSGKAEVKYNNVVVANNATIDAGRISYATTEFEFDLVNTGNAPLKITSVNITEQNGAFSLLNGGNHETLQPAESKTFKVRLSPQSIGQKDVTLNFYTDASPLDHVKVKLSTVVEAAILRLVNKDNNEVSNAAGFFLKKNYNGEVVNDELYIENIGNMDLDITSFTEVYDSNHELELSYVGGVIRPNEQQKVEVTYTPKINRVSQTQFPVEIKSNNRENKDILLQIHTQHFFNESQLVYKGKHVTESFPIILGEVNMNDGLEFDLEVKNTGNLPITVQDLKFENIDQTTFEIISSPKDEILPSTSGKVKLYVKEKEKAHFIQETLVVTTNDHDTPVQKVQIEVTMIKGDLVVTYYNDSFSVWDGAVIDQGSLTYDNKFSSDYTLKNTGRAPLTLNSLTVESAEGHKVSFSGVDFPITLQPNTSETLVLEVEAIQPGTFQSKFIINTNETNANIFAFDLVFDNKVPQLEVVFGQSIENGGVLDFGATNEYTIELKNTGTEILELDKLEIEDNSEFTLTFDTDVTFLRPDETVEVKVNYNVADKNAANGTLKIYTNDLDHAVFSILLKEKVITSTDELPIQFVVYPNPSNDKFYINGLDKSVPYQLYDFQGRLIQSETTNSAIDVHHLENGLYLLSINNHQPIKVIVE from the coding sequence ATGTCGAAAAAATACTCATTATCTCTCATTAGGATATTACTTTTGAACCTACTTATTGTATCCTATACTTTTGGCCAGGGAGCTTTGTCTATTGCACTCTCTAATGACGATGGAAGTTCAACTCCTTTATCTAACAATGAAACGATACCATTTGGAAATTTTGGAAACTCAGGGTCTTTTGTTTTCAAAACCATCAAACTAAAAAATACATCGACAACTGAAGCGTTGACAATATCATCATTGGCAACAAGTGGCAGTTCTTCCTTTTTCTTCTATCCAAATACGGATGATTTTACCATCCCAGCTAATGATGAGGCAGATTTAGCTATTTATTACTCGCCAAGTGAGGATATCAGTGCTCAAAGAGGAACGATGACATTTAATACATCAGATAACAATGTTCCTTCATTCACTATTAATGCAGAGGCAAACCAAGATAAAGGGGAATTAGAAGTTACTTCTGATGATTATGTCATTACAAATTACACTATCGATTTGGGCGACGTAAAGCTTGGAGAGACTATATACTTTACGTTAAAGAATGAAAACATTGGAAAAGGGTTTATGTACGTATCTCCTTTATCTAATTTCTCTACAAACAATGAAATCAGTGCATCGATTACTAAAAAACATATTTACGGTAATGGATACTCGTTTAATGATAACCTAACTTTTAAAGCAACGACATTAGGAGACATCAATACGACCTTTGAACAAAAATTAGAGAATGCCAATAAAGACATAATTAAATATATCATTATAGGAAGAGTGGTGTCTGGGAAAGCAGAGGTAAAGTATAATAATGTAGTTGTTGCAAATAATGCAACAATAGATGCAGGCAGAATAAGCTATGCAACTACAGAGTTTGAATTTGATTTAGTGAATACAGGTAATGCACCGTTAAAAATCACAAGTGTTAATATAACGGAGCAGAATGGTGCATTTTCACTACTTAATGGTGGAAATCATGAGACATTACAACCTGCAGAATCAAAAACATTCAAAGTGCGTTTATCACCACAAAGCATTGGTCAGAAAGATGTAACACTTAATTTTTATACAGATGCTTCACCTTTAGACCATGTTAAGGTGAAATTATCGACAGTGGTTGAAGCGGCTATTCTAAGGTTAGTCAATAAAGATAACAATGAAGTATCTAATGCAGCGGGCTTCTTTCTAAAGAAAAACTACAATGGGGAAGTAGTAAATGATGAACTCTATATTGAAAACATTGGCAATATGGATTTAGATATTACTTCTTTTACAGAGGTTTATGATTCTAACCATGAATTAGAACTAAGTTATGTTGGTGGTGTAATCCGACCGAATGAGCAACAAAAGGTAGAAGTGACCTATACTCCAAAAATAAATAGAGTATCACAAACTCAGTTTCCTGTTGAAATTAAATCCAACAATAGAGAGAATAAGGACATTCTTTTACAAATTCATACGCAACATTTCTTCAATGAATCTCAATTGGTGTACAAAGGGAAGCATGTTACGGAGTCCTTCCCAATTATCTTGGGAGAAGTAAATATGAATGACGGTCTTGAGTTTGATTTGGAAGTGAAAAATACTGGTAATCTTCCAATCACTGTGCAAGACTTGAAATTTGAAAATATAGACCAGACTACGTTTGAAATTATTTCTTCACCTAAAGATGAAATTCTACCGAGCACAAGTGGTAAAGTAAAGCTTTATGTGAAAGAAAAAGAGAAAGCACACTTTATCCAAGAAACACTTGTAGTGACGACGAATGATCATGATACTCCAGTACAGAAAGTACAAATTGAGGTAACGATGATTAAAGGAGATTTAGTTGTAACGTACTATAATGACAGTTTCAGTGTTTGGGATGGAGCAGTTATTGATCAGGGTAGTTTAACTTACGATAATAAGTTTTCTAGTGATTATACATTAAAAAATACAGGTAGAGCACCATTAACGCTAAATTCTTTGACTGTAGAAAGTGCCGAAGGACATAAAGTGAGTTTTTCTGGAGTTGACTTCCCGATCACATTACAACCCAATACTTCTGAGACATTGGTTTTGGAAGTGGAAGCGATCCAACCTGGGACTTTCCAATCAAAATTTATTATTAATACGAACGAAACCAACGCTAACATATTTGCTTTCGATTTGGTTTTTGATAACAAGGTACCACAGTTAGAAGTGGTATTTGGTCAGAGTATCGAGAATGGGGGAGTATTGGATTTCGGAGCTACCAATGAATATACGATTGAGCTAAAGAATACAGGAACTGAAATCCTTGAATTAGATAAATTAGAGATCGAAGACAACAGTGAATTTACATTAACATTTGATACGGATGTCACTTTCTTACGTCCGGATGAAACAGTAGAAGTGAAGGTGAACTATAATGTAGCAGATAAAAACGCTGCAAATGGCACTTTAAAAATTTATACAAACGATTTAGATCATGCTGTATTTAGTATTCTGTTAAAAGAAAAGGTGATTACAAGTACAGACGAACTTCCTATTCAGTTTGTCGTCTATCCCAATCCATCTAATGATAAATTCTATATTAATGGGTTAGATAAATCGGTACCTTATCAGCTTTATGATTTCCAAGGTAGATTGATTCAGTCTGAAACAACAAATAGTGCGATCGATGTACATCATCTTGAAAATGGGTTATACTTATTATCCATCAATAATCATCAGCCGATAAAAGTAATTGTCGAATAA
- a CDS encoding fibronectin type III domain-containing protein: protein MKRNVLLLFLSCLSISSLFAKDIYVSNSGNNSNDGLTSNTAVATLNTAYALAENGDVIYLNGTITHSQAFSVEKNITIIGQNNATLDGGSATKFFNYTNVQDDAYLIVKNVTFTNGNGMFNTTQETGGAVWVSGSGEVTFQKCNFTNNSTVHDGGAIAAEIEGTLNLLSCKITNNTTFVDDALGNGGAIVAGIGGNTVNLNIYETLVQDNKSNRQGGAMYIYGAVFTHIRNSTFYGNRSSTQGGTINVVSNSEASTRFDNVTMTFNGNANSVKNCGGLRSSNANHEFIINNSIIHGNLSKVQNDGTGDPSDVNFVEYKSIEINSSIIGNFVSGLTEDIVNDGRVLFGNEETRPVIELLPIDDNGIVSFPDHSVAANYGDPSIVKADNDHPYLVDQLGMIRSKLSGSIDVGAYQRNGRVAVEDLIQDETAPEQPENVNFTEILDTALELEWDEAIDDVATEYYTIAINDEDPVITNEMSMRYTELDMDTEYKFTIVAYDFSGKSSEPLEFYQFTDKPIVPLVPYNLAAVEVSGNSATITWEVERHKGLIYELDVYGRWYETEDLSFELTDLIPNKEYIVVIRTRTKESNQLSEYSELFSFTTGDEVLSLDNHAIQLNAFPNPTSHTMNFEVNASQSEYVVYDLTGTVVAKSEVFGNTFELSLPQGLYIIQITSGEHSISKKIIFD, encoded by the coding sequence ATGAAACGAAATGTACTATTACTTTTCTTGAGCTGCCTTTCAATCTCAAGTCTATTTGCAAAAGATATTTACGTAAGTAATAGCGGAAATAATTCCAATGATGGCTTAACTTCTAATACGGCAGTTGCTACTCTAAACACAGCATACGCGTTAGCAGAAAATGGGGATGTGATTTATCTGAATGGAACAATCACACACTCTCAAGCTTTTTCTGTAGAAAAAAATATTACAATCATAGGTCAAAATAATGCGACCTTGGATGGAGGTAGTGCGACTAAGTTTTTTAACTACACCAACGTTCAAGATGATGCTTACTTAATCGTTAAAAATGTGACGTTTACCAATGGTAATGGAATGTTTAATACCACTCAAGAAACAGGTGGAGCTGTTTGGGTAAGCGGTAGTGGTGAAGTGACTTTTCAAAAATGTAATTTCACAAATAACTCTACTGTTCATGACGGTGGAGCGATTGCTGCAGAAATTGAAGGAACTTTGAATCTTTTATCATGTAAAATTACGAATAATACTACTTTCGTTGATGATGCATTAGGAAACGGAGGAGCAATCGTTGCAGGGATAGGTGGAAATACTGTCAATTTAAATATATATGAAACGTTAGTACAAGATAATAAGTCGAACCGTCAGGGTGGGGCGATGTACATTTACGGTGCAGTATTTACTCATATTAGAAATAGTACTTTTTACGGAAATAGATCAAGCACTCAAGGAGGAACTATCAACGTTGTATCTAACTCTGAGGCATCCACACGTTTTGATAATGTGACGATGACTTTTAATGGTAATGCTAATAGTGTGAAAAACTGTGGTGGACTTAGAAGTAGTAATGCCAATCACGAGTTCATCATTAATAACTCCATTATTCATGGAAACTTAAGTAAAGTTCAAAATGATGGTACTGGAGATCCATCAGATGTCAATTTTGTAGAGTATAAATCAATAGAGATTAATTCATCAATTATTGGAAATTTTGTTAGTGGATTAACAGAAGATATAGTAAACGATGGAAGAGTTTTATTTGGTAATGAAGAGACTAGACCAGTGATTGAGCTGTTGCCTATTGATGACAATGGTATCGTATCTTTCCCAGATCATAGTGTCGCAGCAAATTATGGTGATCCTTCAATCGTCAAAGCAGATAACGATCACCCTTATTTAGTAGATCAGTTAGGAATGATTCGATCAAAACTATCAGGATCTATTGATGTTGGTGCTTACCAAAGAAATGGTAGGGTAGCCGTTGAAGATCTAATACAAGATGAGACCGCACCTGAACAACCAGAGAATGTCAATTTTACAGAAATATTAGATACCGCTTTAGAATTAGAATGGGATGAAGCTATTGATGATGTAGCTACAGAATATTATACGATAGCTATTAACGATGAAGATCCAGTGATCACGAATGAAATGTCGATGAGATATACTGAATTGGATATGGATACTGAATATAAGTTTACCATAGTAGCTTATGATTTCTCAGGAAAATCATCGGAACCATTAGAATTCTATCAATTTACTGATAAGCCGATTGTTCCACTAGTTCCATATAATCTCGCAGCTGTTGAGGTATCTGGTAATTCAGCAACGATTACTTGGGAGGTCGAAAGACATAAAGGGCTTATTTATGAGTTAGATGTGTATGGACGTTGGTATGAAACAGAAGATCTATCTTTTGAATTAACAGACCTGATTCCAAACAAGGAATATATCGTAGTCATTCGAACAAGAACAAAAGAAAGTAATCAACTATCAGAGTATAGTGAGTTATTTAGTTTCACTACTGGCGATGAGGTTCTTTCATTAGATAATCATGCAATCCAACTTAACGCTTTCCCTAACCCTACATCACATACCATGAACTTTGAGGTGAATGCCTCTCAATCGGAGTATGTTGTGTACGACTTAACAGGAACTGTTGTGGCAAAAAGTGAAGTTTTTGGAAATACATTTGAATTGTCCCTACCACAAGGTCTGTATATTATTCAGATCACTTCTGGAGAGCATAGTATTTCAAAGAAGATAATATTCGATTAG
- a CDS encoding sulfatase family protein yields MKYTNLLYLLFFGTLFSCGTKPQSNQAKVNERPNILFIMSDDHAYQAISAYDKTLTTTPNIDRIANEGIKFNNACVTNSICSPSRAVILTGKHSHINGKTDNNFPFNRDNVTFPQIFQKEGYQTAMFGKLHFGNNPKGFDQFKILIGQGHYYNPTFITKEEGKKTYPGYVTDIVTDMTLDWLEKERDKEKPFMLMYLHKAPHREWLPKAKHYQEYTKKTFKEPSTLFDDYAGRGTAAHTAEMNILKHMNWAGDSKLYPETMEALGIPEGSHWDYDAFNKERDRMTEEQKKQWDAVYQPVNEEFKKNYASMDKKDLMKWRYQRYMQDYLGTIASVDENVGRVLDYLDDNDLADNTLVVYTSDQGFYLGEHGWFDKRFAYNESFKTPLLIRWPNKIKAGITNEEMVQNLDFAQTFLAAAGIAAPNDMQGESLMPLLTGNDAEWDRDAVYYHYYEYPSIHMVKRHYAIITKEYKLIHYYYDVDEWELFDRKKDPNELRNVYDDPAYAATVTQLKKDLADLRVKYKDSSEIDQRLLNMYLESKYAKNR; encoded by the coding sequence ATGAAATATACCAACTTATTATACCTTCTATTTTTTGGAACATTATTCAGTTGTGGTACAAAACCTCAATCGAACCAAGCAAAGGTAAACGAGCGCCCTAATATTTTATTTATTATGTCTGATGATCATGCTTACCAAGCCATCAGTGCATACGACAAGACCCTAACAACAACTCCTAACATTGACCGTATAGCCAATGAAGGAATAAAATTTAATAATGCATGTGTAACCAATTCAATTTGTTCTCCTTCTAGAGCAGTGATTTTAACGGGTAAACACTCACATATTAACGGTAAAACAGATAACAACTTCCCGTTTAATCGAGATAATGTTACCTTCCCACAGATATTTCAAAAAGAAGGATATCAAACGGCAATGTTTGGTAAGCTACACTTTGGAAATAATCCAAAAGGCTTCGATCAATTTAAAATCTTAATTGGGCAGGGACATTATTATAACCCGACATTTATTACTAAGGAAGAAGGTAAGAAAACATACCCAGGTTATGTCACCGATATTGTTACTGATATGACATTGGATTGGTTGGAGAAAGAAAGAGATAAAGAGAAGCCATTTATGTTGATGTATCTTCATAAAGCACCGCATAGAGAATGGTTACCAAAAGCAAAACACTACCAAGAATATACAAAGAAGACTTTCAAAGAACCTTCTACTTTATTTGATGATTACGCTGGAAGAGGTACTGCTGCCCATACTGCAGAAATGAATATCCTTAAGCACATGAACTGGGCCGGAGATTCTAAATTATATCCAGAAACAATGGAAGCTTTGGGTATTCCTGAAGGGTCACATTGGGATTATGATGCTTTCAACAAAGAAAGAGATCGTATGACTGAAGAGCAAAAGAAACAATGGGATGCCGTTTATCAACCTGTTAATGAAGAGTTCAAAAAGAACTACGCATCAATGGACAAAAAGGATTTGATGAAATGGAGATACCAACGATATATGCAAGATTACCTAGGAACAATTGCTTCTGTAGATGAAAATGTAGGTAGAGTATTAGACTATTTAGATGACAATGATTTAGCAGACAACACTTTAGTGGTGTATACTTCTGATCAAGGGTTCTATCTTGGTGAACATGGTTGGTTTGACAAGCGTTTTGCATATAATGAGTCGTTTAAGACACCATTATTAATCCGTTGGCCAAATAAAATTAAAGCCGGAATTACAAACGAAGAAATGGTTCAAAACCTAGATTTCGCACAAACATTTTTAGCTGCAGCAGGTATTGCTGCTCCAAATGATATGCAAGGTGAAAGCTTAATGCCATTATTAACTGGAAATGATGCAGAATGGGATAGAGATGCTGTATACTATCACTATTACGAATACCCATCAATCCATATGGTAAAACGTCACTATGCAATCATTACTAAAGAGTACAAGCTTATCCACTATTATTATGATGTAGACGAGTGGGAATTATTCGATAGAAAGAAAGATCCTAATGAGTTAAGAAATGTCTATGATGATCCTGCATATGCAGCTACAGTTACACAACTGAAAAAAGATCTTGCAGACCTTAGAGTAAAATACAAAGACAGTTCAGAAATTGATCAAAGATTATTGAACATGTACTTAGAATCAAAATATGCGAAAAACAGATAA